A region from the Melanotaenia boesemani isolate fMelBoe1 chromosome 11, fMelBoe1.pri, whole genome shotgun sequence genome encodes:
- the LOC121649160 gene encoding arrestin domain-containing protein 3-like isoform X1: MSSTVKKLEVTYNPINERNTFTNGDVVTGQVTLEVAKDCQIDTLYIKFKGKAEVMWTERHGKTTVVYHSKDKYFSNKQYFVKDKNLKDDQQTLLLTRNSETYSSVVAPGIHVYPFSFQIPFQEIPSSFKGADGKIVYILETRLGRSMRIDKKETTTINFVSKADLNCVPGLMTPLHDSKDKKMKLFTSGSVAMDVNLEKAGFFQGEQIKVMTLIKNDSSREIKPKYCIYRKHSFFARGKRRVHTKDLLKEVGAPIPPSVSEKVTQLITIPHDVEPSILSCNIIKAEYRLRVYLDVKYASDPEIKFDIVILPPSSVPAVAAPPAAIGFGFEPFGNLNPPVWGFGPSQPPAGAQPFNTHPPPYGEYNMYPPLNQFDDKY, from the exons ATGTCGTCCACTGTGAAGAAGTTAGAAGTTACCTATAACCCGATTAACGAGCGCAATACCTTCACCAATGGAGACGTCGTTACCGGTCAAGTTACGCTAGAAGTGGCTAAAGACTGCCAAATAGACACGCTATACATTAAGTTTAAGGGGAAGGCGGAAGTTATGTGGACCGAGAGACATGGGAAGACTACCGTTGTTTACCACTCCAAAGATAAATATTTCAGCAACAAACAATACTTCGTGAAGGACAAAAACCTCAAGG ATGACCAACAAACACTGCTGCTGACCAGGAACTCGGAAACAT actCCAGTGTTGTGGCCCCAGGAATCCATGTCTACCCTTTCTCCTTTCAGATACCTTTTCA GGAAATACCCTCCTCCTTTAAAGGAGCAGATGGTAAAATCGTGTACATATTGGAGACCAGGCTGGGCAGATCAATGAGGATTGACAAGAAAGAGACAACTACCATCAACTTTGTGTCCAAAGCAGACCTGAACTGTGTACCTGGGTTAATG ACCCCACTGCATGACTCTAAGGATAAGAAAATGAAACTTTTTACCTCAGGAAGTGTAGCCATGGATGTGAATCTTGAAAAGGCTGGTTTTTTCCAAG GAGAACAAATAAAGGTTATGACTTTAATTAAGAACGATTCATCTCGTGAGATCAAGCCCAAGTATTGCATATACAGAAAGCACAGCTTTTTTGCACGAGGGAAGAGAAGAGTCCATACTAAGGACCTCCTGAAGGAGGTGGGAGcccccatccctccatctgttTCAGAAAAAGTCACCCAGCTCATCACCATTCCCCATGATGTGGAGCCCTCCATCCTCAGCTGCAACATCATCAAAGCAGAGTACAGGCTCAGG GTCTATCTTGATGTCAAGTATGCTTCAGATCCAGAGATCAAATTTGATATAGTCATCCTTCCACCCTCTTCAGTTCCTGCTGTGGCAGCACCACCTGCTGCCATTGGCTTTGGATTTGAACCATTTGGGAACCTAAACCCTCCAGTCTGGGGCTTTGGACCTTCACAACCACCAGCAGGAGCTCAACCCTTCAATACTCATCCTCCTCCTTATGGAGAGTATAACATGTACCCTCCTTTGAATCAGTTTGATGATAAATATTAG
- the LOC121649160 gene encoding arrestin domain-containing protein 3-like isoform X2 produces the protein MSSTVKKLEVTYNPINERNTFTNGDVVTGQVTLEVAKDCQIDTLYIKFKGKAEVMWTERHGKTTVVYHSKDKYFSNKQYFVKDKNLKDDQQTLLLTRNSETYSSVVAPGIHVYPFSFQIPFQEIPSSFKGADGKIVYILETRLGRSMRIDKKETTTINFVSKADLNCVPGLMTPLHDSKDKKMKLFTSGSVAMDVNLEKAGFFQGEQIKVMTLIKNDSSREIKPKYCIYRKHSFFARGKRRVHTKDLLKEVGAPIPPSVSEKVTQLITIPHDVEPSILSCNIIKAEYRLRFLLWQHHLLPLALDLNHLGT, from the exons ATGTCGTCCACTGTGAAGAAGTTAGAAGTTACCTATAACCCGATTAACGAGCGCAATACCTTCACCAATGGAGACGTCGTTACCGGTCAAGTTACGCTAGAAGTGGCTAAAGACTGCCAAATAGACACGCTATACATTAAGTTTAAGGGGAAGGCGGAAGTTATGTGGACCGAGAGACATGGGAAGACTACCGTTGTTTACCACTCCAAAGATAAATATTTCAGCAACAAACAATACTTCGTGAAGGACAAAAACCTCAAGG ATGACCAACAAACACTGCTGCTGACCAGGAACTCGGAAACAT actCCAGTGTTGTGGCCCCAGGAATCCATGTCTACCCTTTCTCCTTTCAGATACCTTTTCA GGAAATACCCTCCTCCTTTAAAGGAGCAGATGGTAAAATCGTGTACATATTGGAGACCAGGCTGGGCAGATCAATGAGGATTGACAAGAAAGAGACAACTACCATCAACTTTGTGTCCAAAGCAGACCTGAACTGTGTACCTGGGTTAATG ACCCCACTGCATGACTCTAAGGATAAGAAAATGAAACTTTTTACCTCAGGAAGTGTAGCCATGGATGTGAATCTTGAAAAGGCTGGTTTTTTCCAAG GAGAACAAATAAAGGTTATGACTTTAATTAAGAACGATTCATCTCGTGAGATCAAGCCCAAGTATTGCATATACAGAAAGCACAGCTTTTTTGCACGAGGGAAGAGAAGAGTCCATACTAAGGACCTCCTGAAGGAGGTGGGAGcccccatccctccatctgttTCAGAAAAAGTCACCCAGCTCATCACCATTCCCCATGATGTGGAGCCCTCCATCCTCAGCTGCAACATCATCAAAGCAGAGTACAGGCTCAGG TTCCTGCTGTGGCAGCACCACCTGCTGCCATTGGCTTTGGATTTGAACCATTTGGGAACCTAA